In Peromyscus eremicus chromosome 2, PerEre_H2_v1, whole genome shotgun sequence, a single genomic region encodes these proteins:
- the Pigv gene encoding GPI mannosyltransferase 2 isoform X3, translated as MWPLDPSQKEVLTFAISCRVLTLTLQYYAYSQFCSPGSAHSIPEPLVQLAVDKGYRVTGEEEPPWCSWDLPLVYSYIQDVYWNVGFLRYYELRQVPNFLLAAPVAVLVVWATWTYVTTHPWLCLTLGLHRSKDSKTLEKTHPGFLCPKVFVYLVHAAVLLLSGSLCMHVQVLTRFLGSSTPIVYWFPAYLLQNQEPLLKSVDTVPEKLAENSPPGQKTPRNCIVKLLYNWKACSPVTRCILGYFLTYWLLGLVLHCNFLPWT; from the exons ATGTGGCCCCTGGACCCATCCCAGAAAGAGGTGCTGACATTTGCAATAAGCTGCCGCGTCCTAACTCTAACGCTCCAG TATTATGCCTACAGCCAGTTCTGTTCCCCAGGCTCTGCCCACTCCATTCCTGAGCCCTTGGTGCAGTTAGCTGTGGACAAGGGCTACAGGGTTACAGGAGAAGAGGAGCCTCCGTGGTGCTCCTGGGACCTTCCCCTCGTATACAGCTACATCCAGGATGTCTACTGGAATGTTGGCTTTCTGCGGTACTATGAGCTCAGGCAGGTGCCCAATTTTCTGCTAGCTGCACCAGTGGCTGTACTGGTTGTGTGGGCAACCTGGACATACGTGACCACCCACCCTTGGCTCTGCCTTACACTTGGGCTGCACAGGAGCAAGGACAGTAAGACCCTAGAGAAGACCCATCCTGGCTTCCTCTGTCCGAAGGTGTTTGTGTACCTGGTCCACGCCGCAGTGCTGCTGCTCTCCGGAAgcctgtgcatgcatgttcaG GTTCTCACACGATTTTTGGGCTCTTCCACTCCTATTGTGTACTGGTTTCCAGCTTACTTGCTTCAGAATCAAGAACCACTGTTGAAATCTGTAGACACAGTACCTGAGAAGCTTGCAGAAAACTCCCCACCAGGACAAAAGACCCCCAGAAACTGTATCGTGAAACTCTTATACAACTGGAAGGCCTGTTCTCCAGTCACAAgatgcattctaggctacttcctgacTTACTGGCTCCTGGGACTAGTCCTCCATTGCAACTTCCTGCCTTGGACTTGA
- the Pigv gene encoding GPI mannosyltransferase 2 isoform X1 — translation MWPLDPSQKEVLTFAISCRVLTLTLQALFNAIIPDHHADAFSPPRLAPSGSVDQLVEGLLGGLSRWDAEHFLFIAEHGYLYEHNFAFLPGFPVALMTGAELLKPLQGLLSRRSCLLLSVALLNFLFSVLAAVALHDLGCLVLRCPRQAFYAAMLFCLSPANVFLAAGYSEALFAFLTFSAMGQLERGRSWASGLLFALATGVRSNGLVSVGFLVHSQCRGFFSSLVVLNPLTQLIKLLTSVCLSVLTVSLPFALFQYYAYSQFCSPGSAHSIPEPLVQLAVDKGYRVTGEEEPPWCSWDLPLVYSYIQDVYWNVGFLRYYELRQVPNFLLAAPVAVLVVWATWTYVTTHPWLCLTLGLHRSKDSKTLEKTHPGFLCPKVFVYLVHAAVLLLSGSLCMHVQVLTRFLGSSTPIVYWFPAYLLQNQEPLLKSVDTVPEKLAENSPPGQKTPRNCIVKLLYNWKACSPVTRCILGYFLTYWLLGLVLHCNFLPWT, via the exons ATGTGGCCCCTGGACCCATCCCAGAAAGAGGTGCTGACATTTGCAATAAGCTGCCGCGTCCTAACTCTAACGCTCCAG GCACTCTTCAATGCCATCATCCCAGATCACCATGCAGATGCCTTTTCTCCTCCCCGCCTGGCCCCCTCGGGCTCTGTGGATCAGCTTGTGGAAGGTCTCCTGGGTGGTCTGTCTCGATGGGATGCAGAACACTTCCTGTTTATTGCTGAGCACGGCTACCTTTATGAGCACAACTTTGCCTTCCTCCCCGGCTTCCCTGTGGCCCTGATGACGGGAGCCGAGCTGCTGAAGCCCTTGCAGGGCCTCCTGAGCCGGCGCAGTTGCCTGCTGCTCTCCGTGGCGCTGCTCAACTTCCTGTTCTCTGTGCTAGCCGCCGTCGCGCTCCATGATTTGGGTTGTCTGGTGTTGCGCTGTCCCCGCCAGGCCTTTTACGCAGCCATgctcttctgcctcagccctgcCAATGTTTTCTTGGCAGCTGGTTATTCGGAAGCTTTGTTTGCCTTCCTGACATTCAGCGCCATGGGGCAGCTGGAGAGGGGCCGGAGCTGGGCCAGTGGGCTGCTCTTTGCTCTTGCCACTGGGGTGCGCTCCAATGGGCTGGTCAGTGTCGGCTTCCTGGTGCATTCTCAGTGCAGaggctttttctcttctcttgtgGTGCTGAACCCGCTGACACAGCTCATCAAGCTGCTGACCTCTGTCTGCTTGTCGGTGCTCACGGTCAGCCttccctttgctctctttcaGTATTATGCCTACAGCCAGTTCTGTTCCCCAGGCTCTGCCCACTCCATTCCTGAGCCCTTGGTGCAGTTAGCTGTGGACAAGGGCTACAGGGTTACAGGAGAAGAGGAGCCTCCGTGGTGCTCCTGGGACCTTCCCCTCGTATACAGCTACATCCAGGATGTCTACTGGAATGTTGGCTTTCTGCGGTACTATGAGCTCAGGCAGGTGCCCAATTTTCTGCTAGCTGCACCAGTGGCTGTACTGGTTGTGTGGGCAACCTGGACATACGTGACCACCCACCCTTGGCTCTGCCTTACACTTGGGCTGCACAGGAGCAAGGACAGTAAGACCCTAGAGAAGACCCATCCTGGCTTCCTCTGTCCGAAGGTGTTTGTGTACCTGGTCCACGCCGCAGTGCTGCTGCTCTCCGGAAgcctgtgcatgcatgttcaG GTTCTCACACGATTTTTGGGCTCTTCCACTCCTATTGTGTACTGGTTTCCAGCTTACTTGCTTCAGAATCAAGAACCACTGTTGAAATCTGTAGACACAGTACCTGAGAAGCTTGCAGAAAACTCCCCACCAGGACAAAAGACCCCCAGAAACTGTATCGTGAAACTCTTATACAACTGGAAGGCCTGTTCTCCAGTCACAAgatgcattctaggctacttcctgacTTACTGGCTCCTGGGACTAGTCCTCCATTGCAACTTCCTGCCTTGGACTTGA
- the Pigv gene encoding GPI mannosyltransferase 2 isoform X2, with translation MWPLDPSQKEVLTFAISCRVLTLTLQALFNAIIPDHHADAFSPPRLAPSGSVDQLVEGLLGGLSRWDAEHFLFIAEHGYLYEHNFAFLPGFPVALMTGAELLKPLQGLLSRRSCLLLSVALLNFLFSVLAAVALHDLGCLVLRCPRQAFYAAMLFCLSPANVFLAAGYSEALFAFLTFSAMGQLERGRSWASGLLFALATGVRSNGLVSVGFLVHSQCRGFFSSLVVLNPLTQLIKLLTSVCLSVLTVSLPFALFQYYAYSQFCSPGSAHSIPEPLVQLAVDKGYRVTGEEEPPWCSWDLPLVYSYIQDVYWNVGFLRYYELRSKDSKTLEKTHPGFLCPKVFVYLVHAAVLLLSGSLCMHVQVLTRFLGSSTPIVYWFPAYLLQNQEPLLKSVDTVPEKLAENSPPGQKTPRNCIVKLLYNWKACSPVTRCILGYFLTYWLLGLVLHCNFLPWT, from the exons ATGTGGCCCCTGGACCCATCCCAGAAAGAGGTGCTGACATTTGCAATAAGCTGCCGCGTCCTAACTCTAACGCTCCAG GCACTCTTCAATGCCATCATCCCAGATCACCATGCAGATGCCTTTTCTCCTCCCCGCCTGGCCCCCTCGGGCTCTGTGGATCAGCTTGTGGAAGGTCTCCTGGGTGGTCTGTCTCGATGGGATGCAGAACACTTCCTGTTTATTGCTGAGCACGGCTACCTTTATGAGCACAACTTTGCCTTCCTCCCCGGCTTCCCTGTGGCCCTGATGACGGGAGCCGAGCTGCTGAAGCCCTTGCAGGGCCTCCTGAGCCGGCGCAGTTGCCTGCTGCTCTCCGTGGCGCTGCTCAACTTCCTGTTCTCTGTGCTAGCCGCCGTCGCGCTCCATGATTTGGGTTGTCTGGTGTTGCGCTGTCCCCGCCAGGCCTTTTACGCAGCCATgctcttctgcctcagccctgcCAATGTTTTCTTGGCAGCTGGTTATTCGGAAGCTTTGTTTGCCTTCCTGACATTCAGCGCCATGGGGCAGCTGGAGAGGGGCCGGAGCTGGGCCAGTGGGCTGCTCTTTGCTCTTGCCACTGGGGTGCGCTCCAATGGGCTGGTCAGTGTCGGCTTCCTGGTGCATTCTCAGTGCAGaggctttttctcttctcttgtgGTGCTGAACCCGCTGACACAGCTCATCAAGCTGCTGACCTCTGTCTGCTTGTCGGTGCTCACGGTCAGCCttccctttgctctctttcaGTATTATGCCTACAGCCAGTTCTGTTCCCCAGGCTCTGCCCACTCCATTCCTGAGCCCTTGGTGCAGTTAGCTGTGGACAAGGGCTACAGGGTTACAGGAGAAGAGGAGCCTCCGTGGTGCTCCTGGGACCTTCCCCTCGTATACAGCTACATCCAGGATGTCTACTGGAATGTTGGCTTTCTGCGGTACTATGAGCTCAG GAGCAAGGACAGTAAGACCCTAGAGAAGACCCATCCTGGCTTCCTCTGTCCGAAGGTGTTTGTGTACCTGGTCCACGCCGCAGTGCTGCTGCTCTCCGGAAgcctgtgcatgcatgttcaG GTTCTCACACGATTTTTGGGCTCTTCCACTCCTATTGTGTACTGGTTTCCAGCTTACTTGCTTCAGAATCAAGAACCACTGTTGAAATCTGTAGACACAGTACCTGAGAAGCTTGCAGAAAACTCCCCACCAGGACAAAAGACCCCCAGAAACTGTATCGTGAAACTCTTATACAACTGGAAGGCCTGTTCTCCAGTCACAAgatgcattctaggctacttcctgacTTACTGGCTCCTGGGACTAGTCCTCCATTGCAACTTCCTGCCTTGGACTTGA